One window of the Novosphingobium aureum genome contains the following:
- a CDS encoding acetyl-CoA C-acetyltransferase — MSAPYIVEAVRTAGGRRKGALAGTHPADLGAVVLDALVARSGIDPAAIEDVLMGCVTQGGEQAFAFGRNCVLASSLPDSVPSVTIDRQCGSSQQALQFAAQAVMSGTQDLVIAAGTESMTRVPMFSNMSVYEKAGIGAGPFAPSIQQRYGVSAFSQFTGAQMIADKHGFTREDMDRFALESHRKAAAAIEAGAFAAEIAAVQTEAGPFAQDEGVRFDASLEKLGSLDPLAEGGTITAGNASQMTDGASGVLVASEAAMKTHGLTPIARIHHFSVTAGDPVVMLEEPLRATRLALEKAGMSLADIDLFEVNEAFASIPMAWLKALGADPDRLNVNGGAIALGHPLGASGTKLMTTLVHALRARGGRYGLQTMCEGGGMANVTIVEAL; from the coding sequence GTGAGCGCGCCCTACATCGTCGAGGCGGTGCGCACCGCCGGTGGCCGCCGCAAGGGAGCGCTCGCGGGCACCCATCCGGCAGATCTGGGCGCGGTCGTGCTCGATGCGCTGGTGGCGCGGTCGGGCATCGATCCTGCCGCGATCGAGGACGTGCTGATGGGCTGCGTCACGCAAGGCGGCGAGCAGGCCTTCGCCTTCGGGCGCAACTGCGTGCTGGCATCGAGCCTGCCCGACAGCGTGCCTTCGGTCACCATCGACAGGCAGTGCGGTTCCTCGCAGCAGGCGCTGCAGTTCGCCGCGCAGGCGGTGATGTCGGGCACGCAGGACCTCGTGATCGCCGCGGGCACCGAGAGCATGACCCGCGTGCCGATGTTCTCGAACATGTCGGTCTACGAAAAGGCCGGGATCGGCGCCGGCCCCTTCGCGCCCTCGATCCAGCAGCGCTACGGGGTCAGTGCCTTCAGCCAGTTCACCGGCGCGCAGATGATCGCCGACAAGCACGGCTTCACGCGCGAGGACATGGACCGCTTCGCGCTGGAAAGCCACCGCAAGGCCGCCGCCGCTATCGAGGCAGGGGCCTTCGCCGCGGAGATCGCTGCGGTACAGACCGAAGCGGGCCCCTTCGCGCAGGACGAGGGCGTGCGCTTCGATGCGAGCCTCGAGAAGCTGGGCTCGCTCGATCCGCTCGCCGAGGGCGGCACGATCACTGCGGGCAATGCCAGTCAGATGACCGACGGCGCCTCGGGCGTGCTGGTGGCGAGCGAGGCGGCGATGAAGACCCATGGCCTCACCCCCATAGCGCGCATCCATCATTTTTCCGTTACAGCCGGTGACCCGGTGGTGATGCTCGAGGAGCCCTTGCGCGCCACGCGCCTGGCGCTCGAAAAGGCGGGCATGTCGCTTGCCGACATCGACCTGTTCGAAGTCAACGAGGCCTTCGCCTCGATCCCGATGGCATGGCTCAAGGCTCTGGGCGCCGACCCGGACAGGCTCAATGTCAATGGCGGGGCGATCGCGCTCGGCCACCCGCTCGGTGCGAGCGGCACCAAGCTCATGACCACTCTCGTCCACGCGCTGCGGGCACGCGGGGGCCGCTATGGCCTCCAGACCATGTGCGAGGGCGGGGGCATGGCCAACGTAACCATCGTGGAGGCATTGTAA
- a CDS encoding SDR family NAD(P)-dependent oxidoreductase, with product MKVEGQAAIVTGGASGLGGATAARLAGLGAKVTLFDLDADKGEAHAAAIGARFAKVDVTDEAGVTAAIAEAEAVNGKARILVNCAGIGPPKKVLDREGNPIPLADFAKIVTINLVGSFNVLSKFASRLHDAEPIGEERGVAISTASVAAFEGQIGQAAYAASKGGVVGMTLPIARELARYGIRVMTIAPGLFLTPLMESFSEEVRASLGAQVPFPSRLGDPGEYAQLVESIVANPMLNGETIRLDGAIRMAAK from the coding sequence ATGAAGGTTGAAGGACAAGCGGCCATCGTGACGGGCGGCGCCTCGGGGCTGGGCGGGGCGACGGCTGCGCGGCTTGCGGGGCTGGGAGCGAAAGTGACCCTGTTCGACCTCGATGCCGACAAGGGCGAGGCCCATGCAGCGGCCATCGGTGCGCGCTTCGCCAAAGTCGACGTGACCGACGAGGCGGGTGTCACCGCTGCCATCGCCGAGGCCGAGGCAGTCAACGGCAAGGCGCGCATCCTCGTCAACTGCGCCGGGATCGGCCCGCCGAAGAAGGTGCTCGACCGCGAGGGCAATCCGATCCCGCTCGCCGATTTCGCGAAGATCGTGACGATCAATCTCGTCGGCAGCTTCAACGTGCTCTCGAAGTTCGCGAGCCGTCTGCACGATGCAGAGCCCATCGGCGAGGAGCGCGGCGTCGCCATCTCCACCGCCAGCGTCGCCGCCTTCGAAGGCCAGATCGGGCAGGCCGCCTATGCCGCCTCGAAGGGCGGGGTGGTGGGCATGACGTTGCCCATCGCGCGCGAGCTGGCGCGTTACGGCATCCGCGTCATGACCATCGCGCCGGGCCTGTTTCTCACCCCGCTGATGGAAAGCTTCTCCGAGGAGGTGCGCGCATCGCTGGGGGCACAGGTGCCCTTCCCCAGTCGCCTCGGCGATCCGGGCGAATATGCCCAGCTGGTCGAGAGCATCGTCGCCAACCCGATGCTCAACGGTGAGACGATCCGTCTCGATGGCGCCATCCGGATGGCCGCGAAGTGA
- a CDS encoding enoyl-CoA hydratase/isomerase family protein, with the protein MALPTFDTLLLERRARLLVVTLNRPEALNAVNLALHDELPEALAFASGDPDSDVVLLTGAGRAFSAGGDIDHMERNASEPHLFDHEARQAKRIVQILLDMDKPLVVRMNGHAVGLGATIALMGDIIVAAEGARIGDPHVGIGLVAGDGGALIWAARIGLTRAKEFLLTGELVEAREAERIGLINRCVPADALDEAVAHYCDRLLKGSSQALRMTKVLTNMELRRAATALLDAGIAYEAVSVRSADHREGLAALREKRAPRFTGQ; encoded by the coding sequence ATGGCACTACCTACCTTCGATACACTGCTGCTGGAGCGGCGCGCGCGGCTGCTGGTGGTGACGCTCAACCGGCCCGAGGCGCTCAACGCGGTCAACCTCGCGCTGCACGACGAACTGCCCGAGGCGCTCGCCTTCGCCAGCGGCGATCCGGACAGCGACGTGGTGCTGCTGACCGGGGCAGGGCGCGCCTTCTCGGCGGGCGGCGACATCGACCACATGGAGCGCAACGCCAGCGAGCCGCATCTCTTCGACCACGAGGCGCGGCAGGCCAAGCGCATCGTCCAGATCCTGCTCGACATGGACAAGCCGCTCGTCGTGCGCATGAACGGCCACGCGGTCGGGCTGGGCGCGACGATCGCGCTGATGGGCGACATCATCGTCGCTGCAGAGGGCGCGCGCATCGGCGATCCGCATGTTGGCATCGGTCTCGTCGCGGGCGATGGCGGGGCGTTGATCTGGGCCGCGCGCATCGGTCTCACCCGTGCCAAGGAATTTCTCCTGACCGGCGAACTGGTCGAGGCGCGCGAGGCCGAGCGGATCGGGCTGATCAATCGCTGCGTGCCGGCAGACGCGCTCGACGAAGCCGTCGCGCACTATTGCGACAGGCTGCTGAAAGGATCGAGCCAGGCGCTGCGCATGACCAAGGTCCTCACCAACATGGAGCTGCGCCGCGCGGCTACGGCCCTGCTCGATGCCGGGATCGCCTACGAGGCGGTGAGCGTGCGCAGCGCCGACCATCGCGAGGGGCTGGCCGCACTGCGCGAGAAGCGTGCGCCGCGCTTCACCGGGCAATAG
- a CDS encoding CaiB/BaiF CoA transferase family protein, translated as MSEEGRQGPLAGVRVIDLTAMVMGPYATQIMADMGAEVIKIEPPAGDGTRYISVGPAPDMGGIFAHVNRGKSGLVMDLSRAEERARLLEMIAGADVFIHSMRAKAIARLGLNYASVAKVAPQIVYTNCYGYGRKGRYRDQAAYDDTIQAECGLTAVQDLLNGEPGYVGSIMADKIAGMTALYATVMALYHRARTGEGQEVEVPMFETMTAFMMVEHANGALFDPPLGPAHYPRAVARNRRPYRTKDGHVAALVYNDKHWRLFTEAVKPAWVTPEMATLAQRAKQIDTIYGLLAETFLTRTTQEWLDLLVELGIPAAPLRTTDELLHDPHLEESGFFQTVPSRWGDIRYPGVPVDFSKTPGRISGPPPALARSGED; from the coding sequence GTGTCCGAAGAAGGCAGGCAGGGCCCGCTGGCCGGGGTCAGGGTCATCGACCTGACCGCCATGGTCATGGGGCCCTATGCGACACAGATCATGGCGGACATGGGCGCCGAGGTCATCAAGATCGAACCGCCTGCGGGCGATGGCACGCGCTATATCTCGGTCGGCCCGGCGCCTGACATGGGCGGCATCTTCGCGCATGTGAACCGCGGCAAGAGCGGGCTGGTGATGGACCTCTCGCGCGCCGAAGAACGCGCGCGCCTGCTCGAGATGATCGCGGGGGCGGATGTCTTCATCCACTCGATGCGCGCCAAGGCGATCGCCCGGCTCGGGCTCAACTACGCCTCGGTCGCCAAGGTCGCCCCGCAGATCGTCTATACCAATTGCTACGGCTACGGACGCAAGGGACGCTACCGCGACCAGGCGGCCTACGACGACACCATCCAGGCCGAGTGCGGGCTGACCGCGGTGCAGGATCTTCTCAATGGCGAGCCGGGCTACGTCGGCTCGATCATGGCCGACAAGATCGCGGGCATGACCGCGCTCTATGCCACCGTCATGGCGCTCTACCACCGCGCGCGAACGGGCGAGGGGCAGGAGGTCGAGGTCCCGATGTTCGAGACGATGACCGCCTTCATGATGGTCGAACATGCCAATGGCGCGCTGTTCGATCCGCCGCTTGGCCCTGCGCATTACCCGCGTGCGGTGGCGCGCAACCGCAGGCCCTATCGCACCAAGGACGGCCACGTCGCAGCGCTCGTCTACAACGACAAGCACTGGCGCCTGTTCACCGAGGCGGTGAAGCCTGCATGGGTCACGCCCGAGATGGCGACGCTCGCGCAGCGCGCCAAGCAGATCGACACGATCTACGGATTGCTGGCCGAGACCTTCCTCACCCGCACCACGCAGGAGTGGCTCGATCTCCTGGTGGAGCTGGGCATTCCGGCGGCCCCGCTGCGCACGACCGACGAACTGCTGCACGACCCTCACCTCGAGGAGAGTGGCTTCTTCCAGACCGTGCCCTCGCGCTGGGGAGACATCCGCTACCCCGGGGTGCCGGTGGATTTCTCGAAGACGCCGGGACGGATCTCCGGGCCACCGCCAGCGCTCGCGCGCAGCGGCGAGGACTAG
- a CDS encoding acyl-CoA dehydrogenase family protein translates to MDFNFTPDQQEIRETILKRCAAFDDDYWLERDRAGTFPEDFYRAMAEEGWLGIAMPEKYGGAGLGITEASIMMQAIAESGAGLSGASSVHINIFGLQPMILFGTEAQCERHIPRIVSGEDKACFGVTEPNAGLNTTRITTRARKVDGGYLVSGEKIWISTAQVANKILLLARTTPLEDVTSKTGGLSLFYTDLDRSKIDVRLIHKMGRHAVDSNMLFIEDLFIPDEDLIGKEGEGFRIILHGLNPERALLAAEAIGLGRAAIRRASDYARERIVFDRPIGQNQAIQHPLAKCWAQLEAANLMTMKAASLFDAGLDCGIEANTAKYLAGEFAFEACHTAMLTLGGMGYAQEYHVERYLREVLIPRTAPVSPHMILNFLAEKVLDQPRSY, encoded by the coding sequence ATGGATTTCAACTTCACACCGGACCAGCAGGAGATCCGCGAGACGATCCTCAAGCGCTGCGCCGCCTTCGACGACGACTACTGGCTCGAGCGCGACCGTGCGGGCACCTTCCCCGAGGACTTCTACCGTGCCATGGCCGAGGAAGGCTGGCTCGGCATCGCCATGCCCGAGAAGTACGGCGGTGCGGGGCTAGGCATCACCGAGGCCTCGATCATGATGCAGGCGATCGCGGAATCGGGCGCGGGGCTGAGCGGCGCCTCCTCGGTCCACATCAACATCTTCGGGCTGCAGCCGATGATCCTGTTCGGCACCGAGGCGCAGTGCGAGCGGCATATCCCGCGCATCGTCTCGGGCGAGGACAAGGCCTGCTTCGGCGTGACCGAACCCAATGCCGGGCTCAATACCACGCGCATCACCACCCGCGCGCGCAAGGTCGATGGCGGCTACCTCGTCTCGGGCGAGAAGATCTGGATCTCGACCGCGCAGGTCGCCAACAAGATTCTGCTCCTCGCGCGCACCACCCCGCTCGAGGACGTGACCAGCAAGACCGGCGGCCTCTCGCTGTTCTACACCGACCTCGACCGCTCGAAGATCGACGTGCGCCTGATCCACAAGATGGGTCGCCACGCGGTCGATTCGAACATGCTGTTCATCGAGGACCTGTTCATCCCCGACGAGGACCTGATCGGCAAGGAAGGCGAGGGTTTTCGCATCATCCTGCACGGCCTCAATCCCGAACGCGCGCTGCTCGCGGCAGAGGCCATCGGACTTGGCCGCGCCGCGATCCGCCGCGCCAGCGACTATGCCCGCGAGCGGATCGTGTTCGACCGCCCGATCGGCCAGAACCAGGCGATCCAGCACCCGCTCGCCAAGTGCTGGGCCCAGCTCGAGGCCGCCAACCTGATGACGATGAAGGCCGCCAGCCTGTTCGATGCGGGGCTCGACTGCGGCATCGAGGCCAATACCGCCAAGTATCTTGCCGGTGAATTTGCCTTCGAGGCCTGCCATACCGCGATGCTCACCCTTGGCGGAATGGGCTATGCCCAGGAATACCATGTCGAGCGGTACTTGCGCGAAGTGCTCATTCCCCGCACCGCGCCGGTCAGCCCGCACATGATCCTGAACTTCCTCGCCGAGAAGGTGCTGGACCAGCCCCGCTCCTACTGA
- a CDS encoding HpcH/HpaI aldolase/citrate lyase family protein translates to MTETSTAQLPMRSWLFAPGDAARKMEKCADSAADIALFDLEDAVTIEQKPAARTIVREFLQSRAAGHERLWVRINPVDGPFAVEDLAAVMPGKPGGIMLPKARGRHDVELLDHYLTALEAANGIAQGTTKVIALVTEAAEAMFTTGDYKGAPRLVGMTWGAEDLADALGASTNRDASGDYAFTYKLARSLCLIGAASAGVLPIETIHGDFRDLEGLRKRAEGVRAEGYRGMLAIHPAQVEVINAAFTPSAQEIADAREIVAIFAANPGVGAIGYKGGMLDRPYLARAETVLRLAGAE, encoded by the coding sequence ATGACCGAGACTTCCACCGCCCAGCTGCCGATGCGCTCGTGGCTCTTCGCGCCGGGCGATGCGGCGCGCAAGATGGAGAAATGCGCCGACAGCGCCGCCGACATCGCGCTGTTCGACCTCGAGGACGCGGTCACCATCGAGCAGAAACCTGCCGCGCGCACGATAGTGCGCGAATTCCTGCAGTCGCGCGCTGCCGGGCACGAACGGCTGTGGGTGCGCATCAACCCGGTCGACGGGCCCTTCGCGGTCGAGGATCTTGCCGCAGTGATGCCCGGCAAGCCCGGCGGGATCATGCTGCCCAAGGCGCGCGGGCGCCACGACGTCGAGCTGCTCGATCACTATCTCACCGCGCTCGAGGCCGCCAACGGCATCGCGCAGGGCACGACGAAGGTCATCGCGCTCGTCACCGAGGCCGCCGAGGCGATGTTCACCACCGGCGACTACAAGGGCGCACCGCGCCTCGTCGGGATGACCTGGGGCGCCGAGGACCTTGCCGATGCGCTCGGCGCGAGCACCAACCGCGATGCCAGCGGCGACTATGCCTTCACCTACAAGCTCGCGCGCAGCCTGTGCCTCATCGGCGCGGCGAGCGCGGGCGTGCTGCCGATCGAGACCATCCACGGCGACTTCCGCGACCTCGAGGGCCTGCGCAAGCGCGCCGAGGGCGTGCGCGCCGAAGGCTATCGCGGGATGCTCGCGATCCACCCGGCACAGGTCGAGGTGATTAACGCGGCCTTCACCCCGAGCGCGCAGGAAATCGCGGATGCGCGCGAGATCGTCGCGATCTTCGCCGCCAATCCCGGCGTCGGCGCGATCGGCTACAAGGGCGGCATGCTCGACCGGCCCTACCTCGCCCGCGCCGAGACCGTGCTGCGCCTCGCAGGCGCCGAATGA
- a CDS encoding acetyl-CoA hydrolase/transferase family protein, with the protein MSLTLDPGALDLAQFLKPGDSVVMGQACGEPTTLVEALLDQAGAIGGIKVFIATSFSGLFQPENCEGIALSSMGAIGTLRTMAKANRLDVVPVHVGQLGPLIEAGVIACDVAMLQLGPANADGEHSCGLIADHVRAAAAKARCVIAEINASVPFTFGETIPAAMIDVAVPLERAPVEVAPAAITETDRAIATHAAPFITDGCVIQTGVGAIPDAILRQLTDRRDLGVHSGMLGDGLVDLIEAGVVTNARKAIDTGVSVNGALIGTARLYRWADRNPALRMCPGTYTHADAVLARIAGLVSINSALEVDLTGQVNAEQSGSSYLGGTGGQVDFVRAGARSPGGCSLIVLPSTARKGTLSRITAALSGPVTSARSEVDVIVTEFGAARLKGVGLAERARRLVAIAHPDFREALEREAHAIAQRGF; encoded by the coding sequence ATGAGCCTGACCCTCGATCCGGGCGCGCTCGATCTCGCGCAGTTTCTGAAACCGGGCGACAGCGTCGTCATGGGCCAGGCCTGCGGCGAGCCGACGACGCTGGTCGAGGCGCTGCTCGATCAGGCGGGCGCCATCGGCGGGATAAAGGTCTTCATCGCGACCAGCTTCTCGGGCCTGTTCCAGCCCGAAAACTGCGAGGGGATCGCGCTTTCCAGCATGGGCGCGATCGGCACGCTGCGTACGATGGCCAAGGCCAACCGGCTCGATGTCGTCCCGGTCCACGTCGGCCAGCTCGGGCCATTGATAGAAGCGGGCGTGATCGCCTGCGATGTCGCCATGCTCCAGCTCGGCCCCGCGAACGCGGATGGCGAGCATAGCTGCGGCCTGATCGCCGACCACGTGCGCGCCGCCGCCGCCAAGGCGCGCTGCGTGATCGCAGAGATCAACGCCTCCGTGCCCTTCACCTTCGGCGAGACCATCCCTGCCGCGATGATCGACGTCGCGGTGCCACTCGAACGCGCGCCGGTCGAGGTCGCGCCCGCCGCGATCACCGAGACCGACCGCGCCATCGCCACGCACGCAGCCCCCTTTATCACCGACGGCTGCGTGATCCAGACCGGTGTCGGCGCGATCCCCGACGCGATCCTGCGCCAGCTCACCGACCGGCGCGATCTCGGCGTCCATTCCGGCATGCTCGGCGACGGCCTTGTCGACCTGATCGAGGCAGGCGTCGTCACCAATGCGCGCAAGGCGATCGACACCGGGGTCTCGGTCAATGGCGCGCTGATCGGCACCGCACGGCTCTACCGCTGGGCCGACCGCAACCCGGCCCTGCGCATGTGCCCGGGCACCTACACCCATGCCGATGCGGTGCTGGCCCGCATCGCGGGGCTGGTCTCGATCAACTCCGCGCTCGAGGTCGACCTCACCGGGCAGGTCAATGCCGAACAGAGCGGATCGTCCTATCTCGGAGGAACCGGCGGACAGGTCGACTTCGTGCGCGCGGGCGCGCGCTCGCCGGGCGGCTGTTCGCTGATCGTGCTGCCTTCGACCGCGCGCAAGGGCACGCTGAGCCGGATCACTGCCGCGCTCTCGGGCCCGGTGACCAGCGCGCGCAGCGAGGTCGACGTGATCGTCACCGAATTCGGCGCGGCGCGGCTCAAGGGCGTCGGGCTCGCCGAGCGTGCGCGCCGCCTCGTCGCCATCGCCCATCCCGATTTCCGCGAGGCGCTCGAACGCGAAGCCCACGCGATAGCGCAAAGGGGGTTCTGA
- a CDS encoding enoyl-CoA hydratase/isomerase family protein, with the protein MSFATDTQSDAAVTLTSPEAGIAVITIQRPEQRNALSAEVRAGLYAAWDAFEADPAYRVAILTGAGDKAFCAGGDLKEMVERGLKVPPRDMFPLPYDTVTLSKPTIAAVNGVAFAGGWMIAQACDLCVASTSARFAITEVKVGRSSPWAAPLIHMIPQRVMMEIILTGKPISAQRAYEIGLVNRLAEPGETLACAIELAREVLEGAPQSVRAGRETVMLATEMGRSAALEAARHASEWTYRCEDAQEGPRAFAEKRKPVWSSYD; encoded by the coding sequence ATGTCCTTCGCCACCGATACCCAAAGCGATGCCGCCGTCACCCTGACCAGCCCCGAAGCGGGCATCGCCGTCATCACCATCCAGCGCCCCGAACAGCGCAATGCGCTCAGCGCCGAAGTGCGCGCAGGGCTCTACGCCGCCTGGGACGCCTTCGAGGCCGATCCGGCCTATCGCGTCGCGATCCTCACCGGCGCGGGTGACAAGGCCTTCTGTGCAGGGGGCGATCTCAAGGAGATGGTCGAGCGCGGCCTCAAGGTGCCTCCGCGCGACATGTTCCCCCTGCCCTACGACACGGTCACGCTGAGCAAGCCGACAATCGCGGCGGTCAACGGCGTCGCCTTCGCAGGGGGGTGGATGATCGCGCAGGCCTGCGACCTGTGCGTCGCCAGCACGTCAGCGCGCTTTGCCATCACCGAGGTCAAGGTCGGGCGCAGTTCGCCCTGGGCCGCGCCGCTGATCCACATGATCCCGCAGCGCGTGATGATGGAGATCATCCTCACCGGAAAGCCGATCAGCGCACAGCGCGCCTACGAGATCGGCCTCGTCAACCGCCTCGCCGAACCGGGCGAGACGCTGGCCTGCGCCATCGAACTCGCGCGCGAAGTGCTCGAAGGCGCACCGCAATCGGTACGGGCGGGCCGCGAGACGGTCATGCTCGCCACCGAAATGGGGCGCAGCGCCGCGCTCGAGGCCGCACGCCACGCCAGCGAATGGACCTACCGCTGCGAGGACGCACAGGAAGGCCCGCGCGCCTTTGCCGAGAAGCGCAAGCCCGTCTGGTCGAGCTACGACTGA
- a CDS encoding SDR family NAD(P)-dependent oxidoreductase: MSTRIVIVTGAFGILGAAVAARFEEQGDRVARIDYAPVPADATDCATGLAIGGVDLADEAQASGAFERICAELGTPSVLVNVAGGFIWETLADGGAKTWERMFRMNALTATTMCKAALPALSQQAGAAIVNIGAGAAGKADAGMGAYAASKAAVARLTESLAAELAGADVTVNAVLPTVLDTPTNRADMPDADFSQWVMPGDVAQVIAFLASNAARCVSGASIPVSRGTSGF, translated from the coding sequence ATGAGCACGCGCATCGTCATCGTCACCGGCGCCTTCGGCATTCTCGGCGCAGCCGTCGCCGCACGCTTCGAGGAACAAGGGGACCGGGTCGCGCGGATCGACTATGCGCCCGTCCCGGCCGATGCCACCGATTGCGCCACCGGGCTTGCCATCGGCGGAGTGGACCTTGCCGACGAGGCACAGGCGAGCGGCGCCTTCGAGCGGATCTGCGCCGAACTGGGCACGCCCTCCGTACTGGTCAACGTCGCGGGCGGCTTCATCTGGGAGACGCTGGCCGATGGCGGAGCGAAGACATGGGAGCGCATGTTCCGCATGAACGCGCTGACCGCGACCACCATGTGCAAGGCCGCCCTGCCCGCGCTGTCACAACAGGCTGGCGCGGCCATCGTCAACATCGGTGCGGGCGCTGCGGGCAAGGCCGATGCCGGCATGGGCGCCTATGCGGCCTCCAAGGCTGCGGTCGCGCGGCTCACCGAAAGCCTTGCCGCCGAACTCGCCGGAGCCGACGTCACGGTCAACGCCGTGCTCCCCACGGTGCTCGACACGCCCACCAACCGGGCCGACATGCCCGACGCCGATTTCTCGCAATGGGTCATGCCCGGCGACGTCGCGCAGGTCATCGCCTTCCTCGCCTCTAACGCGGCGCGCTGCGTGAGCGGCGCCAGCATCCCCGTCTCGCGCGGCACCAGCGGGTTCTGA